A single region of the Pseudalkalibacillus berkeleyi genome encodes:
- a CDS encoding stage V sporulation protein AB, translating to MTIQIISIMIIGLGGGLAVGAGFVALLTVFGILPRLMQISKTYSRIRSYEMSVILGVLFSSWYGLRDMTIHMNAWILIPIGIASGTFIGMLAAALTEVLNVLPILMKRVGFKEQVLGLLMAILFGKVLGSLFHWIFFVHL from the coding sequence ATGACGATCCAAATCATTAGTATCATGATTATTGGATTAGGAGGGGGACTCGCTGTTGGTGCTGGGTTTGTGGCGCTCCTCACAGTCTTTGGGATTCTACCAAGGCTCATGCAAATTTCAAAAACCTATTCGCGCATAAGAAGCTATGAAATGAGTGTAATTCTAGGGGTTCTATTTTCTAGTTGGTATGGACTGAGAGATATGACCATTCATATGAATGCATGGATTCTCATCCCTATTGGTATAGCAAGCGGGACATTTATTGGGATGCTAGCAGCTGCACTTACTGAGGTATTGAATGTTCTTCCAATCCTTATGAAACGAGTAGGTTTTAAGGAGCAAGTGTTAGGACTACTAATGGCCATCTTGTTTGGTAAAGTACTGGGGTCATTATTCCATTGGATATTCTTTGTTCATTTATAG
- the spoVAC gene encoding stage V sporulation protein AC: MTPEQKAYLEKIKPLQPKTPYVLNAFKAFMVGGFICLIGQGITNFYITFFNFTEQTAGNPTVATLILIASLLTGFGVYDKIGQFGGAGSIVPVTGFANAVTSAALEHKSEGIVLGIATNLFKLAGAVIVFGAVSAYVIGMIRYLIKLFI, translated from the coding sequence ATGACACCTGAACAGAAGGCATACTTAGAAAAAATCAAGCCGTTACAACCGAAAACCCCATATGTATTAAATGCTTTTAAAGCTTTTATGGTTGGTGGTTTCATCTGCTTAATCGGTCAAGGAATCACCAACTTTTACATTACATTTTTCAATTTCACCGAACAGACTGCGGGTAATCCGACAGTCGCAACCCTCATCTTGATTGCATCTCTACTAACCGGATTTGGTGTGTACGACAAAATCGGTCAATTCGGTGGTGCGGGTTCAATAGTACCTGTAACAGGATTTGCAAATGCGGTAACGAGTGCCGCATTGGAGCATAAGAGTGAAGGAATCGTGCTTGGCATCGCGACTAACTTATTTAAATTAGCAGGCGCTGTCATCGTATTTGGGGCCGTATCAGCTTATGTTATCGGGATGATTCGTTATTTAATCAAATTATTTATCTAA